The following are encoded together in the Daucus carota subsp. sativus chromosome 5, DH1 v3.0, whole genome shotgun sequence genome:
- the LOC108223807 gene encoding subtilisin-like protease SBT3 — translation MAAQIHFNVCILLITISQFIFTSLAHGTDSYIVHMDLSAMPKAYSDHHSWYLATLASRTEESKISTTTIPSSSKIIYTYTNAMHGFSAVLSDSELESIKSSPGYVSSFRDVPVKLDTTHTFKFLDLNSNYGAWPESDYGKDVIIGVIDTGVWPESKSYDDYGMAPIPSKWKGTCEIGTQFNSSLCNKKLIGARYFSKGLLARHPNATIAMNSARDTDGHGTHTSSTAAGNYVDNASYFGYAYGTARGMAPNARVAMYKALFDEGSASSDILAAIDQAIEDGVDVLSISLGLDGVAFFEDPIAISTFAALEKGIFVSTSAGNEGPYLETLHNGTPWVLTVAAGSIDREYLAYITLGNGAVITGQTLYPGNSTSGQDYNILFKGACHNDTELKEAGENIVLCQFESGDALTEQVYACVSANVSAAIFITNSSDLGLFLQTSFPALLLNPQDGETILNYVDSNEKAKASFEYQKTSLGTKPAPKVAAYSSRGPSPSCPFVLKPDILGPGDLVLASWPSNVEAARVGSTEYFSDFNLLSGTSMSCPHLAGLAALLKGAHRDWSPAAIRSAMMTTADFLDNTNSPIQDIGYNQPATPFATGAGHVNPNKALDPGLIYDVNALDYINLLCALNYTSKQIQTVTRTGTNNCSSPSLDLNYPSFIAFFDASDSGVLAQQEFQRTVTNVGDEISVYEAKITPMDGLVVRAVPDKLVFKEKYDKQSYKLVVQGPRKLKSSIIHGSISWIQVGGKHVVRSPILVTNLSSDILPGDD, via the coding sequence ATGGCTGCACAAATCCATTTCAATGTATGCATTCTcttgattacaatttcacaGTTCATTTTCACTTCATTAGCTCATGGTACAGATTCTTACATTGTTCATATGGACTTATCAGCCATGCCAAAAGCCTATTCTGACCACCACAGCTGGTACTTGGCCACCCTTGCCTCAAGAACCGAGGAGTCGAAAATTAGCACAACCACAATTCCCTCAtcctcaaaaattatttataccTACACTAATGCCATGCATGGTTTCAGTGCAGTTCTTTCTGATTCCGAGCTCGAATCCATCAAAAGCTCACCAGGGTATGTTTCTTCTTTTAGAGATGTTCCTGTGAAACTTGACACAACTCATACCTTCAAGTTTCTTGACCTCAACTCCAATTATGGTGCATGGCCGGAGTCTGATTATGGCAAAGATGTCATTATAGGCGTAATTGACACCGGGGTTTGGCCAGAGAGTAAGAGCTATGATGATTATGGCATGGCACCTATTCCATCCAAATGGAAGGGGACATGTGAAATTGGTACACAGTTTAATTCCTCTTTGTGCAACAAGAAGCTTATTGGAGCGCGGTACTTTAGTAAAGGCTTGCTAGCAAGGCATCCTAATGCCACCATAGCAATGAATTCTGCTCGCGACACTGATGGACATGGCACTCACACCTCCTCCACGGCTGCTGGAAACTATGTAGACAATGCATCATATTTCGGTTATGCCTATGGAACGGCTAGAGGCATGGCCCCAAATGCTCGAGTTGCCATGTATAAGGCCTTGTTTGATGAAGGCTCTGCCTCTTCAGATATTTTGGCTGCAATAGACCAGGCAATAGAAGATGGCGTTGATGTCTTATCAATATCCTTGGGATTAGATGGTGTGGCTTTCTTTGAAGATCCCATTGCAATTTCGACGTTTGCAGCCCTTGAGAAGGGCATATTTGTTTCAACTTCTGCAGGCAATGAAGGGCCTTATCTAGAGACACTACATAACGGCACACCATGGGTTCTAACAGTTGCAGCTGGTTCAATTGACCGCGAATACCTTGCATACATAACCCTTGGAAATGGAGCTGTAATAACAGGCCAAACACTCTACCCGGGGAACTCAACATCCGGCCAGGATTATAACATTCTTTTCAAGGGTGCATGTCACAATGACACAGAGCTTAAGGAGGCTGGGGAAAATATTGTACTGTGCCAATTTGAGAGTGGTGATGCACTCACTGAGCAAGTGTATGCTTGTGTAAGTGCAAATGTTTCTGCCGCTATTTTCATAACAAACAGCTCAGACTTGGGGCTCTTTCTTCAGACCTCTTTTCCAGCTCTCTTATTGAATCCACAAGATGGTGAAACAATATTGAATTACGTCGACTCAAATGAGAAGGCAAAAGCTAGCTTTGAATATCAAAAAACTAGTTTGGGTACCAAACCAGCACCTAAAGTAGCTGCCTATAGCTCGAGAGGACCATCGCCTAGTTGTCCATTTGTGTTGAAACCTGACATTCTGGGACCTGGTGACCTTGTTCTAGCTTCTTGGCCTAGCAATGTGGAAGCCGCTCGAGTTGGCTCAACTGAATATTTCAGTGACTTCAATCTGTTATCTGGTACCTCAATGTCATGTCCACATTTGGCAGGGCTTGCGGCGCTGCTCAAAGGAGCTCACCGCGACTGGAGCCCTGCAGCAATCCGGTCTGCAATGATGACCACAGCAGACTTTTTGGACAATACAAACAGCCCAATCCAAGATATTGGTTATAACCAACCAGCCACTCCTTTTGCCACTGGAGCTGGCCATGTCAATCCGAACAAGGCCTTGGATCCCGGGCTCATATACGATGTAAACGCATTAGATTACATAAATCTCTTATGTGCTCTGAATTACACCAGCAAGCAAATACAAACTGTTACAAGAACAGGTACAAACAACTGCTCCAGTCCCTCACTGGACCTCAATTACCCTTCTTTCATCGCCTTCTTCGACGCAAGTGATTCAGGTGTCCTGGCTCAGCAAGAATTTCAAAGGACTGTGACTAATGTTGGAGATGAAATATCAGTCTATGAAGCAAAAATTACCCCAATGGATGGCTTGGTAGTCAGAGCTGTCCCTGATAAATtggtttttaaggaaaaatacGACAagcaaagctacaaattggttgTACAAGGTCCGcgaaagctgaaaagcagcatCATTCATGGCTCTATCAGTTGGATCCAAGTTGGAGGTAAACATGTTGTCAGGAGTCCGATTTTGGTTACAAATCTCAGCTCCGATATTTTGCCAGGGGATGACTAA
- the LOC108220148 gene encoding uncharacterized protein LOC108220148, with translation MHTKTDSEATSLSPSSPTHSPRRPVYYVQSPSRDSHDGEKTATSFHSTPTASPPHSHSSVGHHSRDSSSTRFSGSLKPGSAKIPPSAKPGHKQIAVIDEENYYEHEKTSKGVPRRCYFVIFLLGFLVLFGLFSLILWGVSKPQKPEITVKSIKMETFVIQAGSDGTGVATDMVTMNSTVKLVFRNTASFFGVHVASTPVDLSYSQITLASGAIKKFYQSRKSQRTLAISVNGNRIPLYGSGANLSSNTTGSPTLPVALKLNMIVKSKGSVLGKLVKPKFKKKIECSVVYDPKKHSAPISLKNSCTYK, from the exons ATGCACACCAAAACCGACTCCGAGGCCACCAGCCTCTCCCCCTCCTCCCCCACCCACTCCCCCCGCCGCCCCGTCTACTACGTCCAAAGCCCCTCCCGCGACTCCCACGACGGCGAAAAAACCGCCACCTCCTTCCACTCCACCCCCACCGCCTCCCCTCCCCACTCCCACTCCTCCGTCGGCCACCACTCCCGCGACTCCTCCTCCACCCGCTTCTCCGGCTCTCTCAAACCCGGATCCGCGAAAATCCCGCCCTCTGCAAAACCCGGCCACAAACAAATCGCGGTCATCGATGAAGAAAATTATTATGAACACGAGAAGACTAGTAAAGGCGTGCCCAGACGCTGTTACTTTGTTATATTTCTGTTGGGCTTCTTGGTTCTCTTCGGGTTGTTTTCGCTGATTTTGTGGGGCGTTAGTAAACCGCAGAAGCCTGAGATTACTGTTAAG AGTATAAAGATGGAGACGTTTGTGATCCAAGCGGGCTCCGATGGTACTGGAGTGGCTACTGATATGGTGACTATGAATTCGACTGTGAAGCTTGTTTTCAGGAACACTGCTTCGTTTTTCGGTGTTCATGTTGCTTCGACTCCGGTTGATCTGTCTTATTCTCAAATTACTCTGGCTTCCGGAGCT ATTAAGAAGTTCTATCAATCAAGGAAGAGTCAGAGAACGTTGGCAATATCAGTGAATGGAAACAGGATACCATTGTACGGCAGTGGAGCAAACTTAAGCAGCAACACCACAGGAAGTCCGACCCTGCCTGTGGCGCTAAAGTTAAACATGATAGTGAAATCAAAAGGTTCTGTTCTGGGAAAATTGGTGAAACCAAAATTCAAGAAGAAAATCGAGTGTTCAGTTGTGTATGATCCAAAAAAACATAGCGCGCCCATCTCACTCAAGAACTCCTGTACGTATAAGTAA